Proteins found in one Mixophyes fleayi isolate aMixFle1 chromosome 8, aMixFle1.hap1, whole genome shotgun sequence genomic segment:
- the LOC142100225 gene encoding uncharacterized protein LOC142100225 isoform X3, which translates to MKSVVGLLLILGGLQGIHFQTIHVSQIPVIVTPEGSSVTLPCNYSISGAENTTSGTYKWYRHMVRTGPEVSDSNKYFTGRISRAKADDFYNRRSAGITLHRVHVSDTGMYYCDVTFQHGGEISGHGPGTLLNVTGYHSQTIHVSQIPVIVTPEGSSVTLPCTYSISGAEDVRSGSYKWYRHMVRTGPEVSDSNKDFTGRISRMDLDEFITSRSAGITLHRVNVSDTGMYYCDVTIQQDGEISGHGPGTFLNVTSLNVTASPDVTIRPLSYIVQNVIRIILGILVFSLLCFFLVTSAQWKS; encoded by the exons ATGAAGTCTGTAGTTGGACTTTTACTGATACTGGGCGGTTTACAAG GAATTCATTTCCAGACCATCCACGTATCCCAGATCCCTGTAATAGTCACCCCAGAGGGTAGCTCAGTCACCTTACCCTGTAACTACAGCATCAGCGGAGCAGAAAATACAACATCGGGCACCTACAAGTGGTACAGACATATGGTGAGGACTGGACCTGAGGTCTCTGATAGTAATAAGTACTTCACAGGTCGAATATCCAGAGCGAAAGCAGATGACTTCTACAATAGAAGATCAGCCGGTATCACCCTGCACAGAGTACATGTCTCAGACACCGGGATGTATTACTGTGACGTCACTTTCCAGCACGGTGGAGAAATATCCGGACACGGCCCTGGGACATTACTCAATGTGACCG gatATCACTCCCAGACCATCCACGTATCCCAGATCCCTGTAATAGTCACCCCAGAGGGCAGCTCCGTCACCTTACCCTGTACCTACAGCatcagcggagcagaggatgtaAGATCCGGCTCCTACAAGTGGTACAGACATATGGTGAGGACTGGACCTGAGGTCTCTGATAGTAATAAGGATTTCACAGGTAGAATCTCCAGAATGGACCTAGATGAATTTATTACTAGCAGATCAGCCGGTATCACCCTGCACAGAGTAAATGTATCAGACACCGGGATGTATTACTGTGACGTTACCATCCAGCAAGATGGAGAAATATCAGGACACGGCCCTGGGACATTCCTCAATGTGACATCACTCAATGTGACCG CATCCCCCGATGTGACAATCAGACCGCTCTCCTACATTGTCCAGAATGTGATCAGAATTATTCTCGGGATCCTGGTTTTCTCGTTACTCTGTTTCTTCCTTGTGACATCTGCG CAGTGGAAGAGTTGA
- the LOC142100225 gene encoding uncharacterized protein LOC142100225 isoform X1, whose amino-acid sequence MKSVVGLLLILGGLQGIHFQTIHVSQIPVIVTPEGSSVTLPCNYSISGAENTTSGTYKWYRHMVRTGPEVSDSNKYFTGRISRAKADDFYNRRSAGITLHRVHVSDTGMYYCDVTFQHGGEISGHGPGTLLNVTGYHSQTIHVSQIPVIVTPEGSSVTLPCTYSISGAEDVRSGSYKWYRHMVRTGPEVSDSNKDFTGRISRMDLDEFITSRSAGITLHRVNVSDTGMYYCDVTIQQDGEISGHGPGTFLNVTSLNVTASPDVTTRPLSYIVQYVIRIILGILGCSLLCFFVVTSAVFPFRRRDDPCSATDSDGPPAAASHPIVILKEIG is encoded by the exons ATGAAGTCTGTAGTTGGACTTTTACTGATACTGGGCGGTTTACAAG GAATTCATTTCCAGACCATCCACGTATCCCAGATCCCTGTAATAGTCACCCCAGAGGGTAGCTCAGTCACCTTACCCTGTAACTACAGCATCAGCGGAGCAGAAAATACAACATCGGGCACCTACAAGTGGTACAGACATATGGTGAGGACTGGACCTGAGGTCTCTGATAGTAATAAGTACTTCACAGGTCGAATATCCAGAGCGAAAGCAGATGACTTCTACAATAGAAGATCAGCCGGTATCACCCTGCACAGAGTACATGTCTCAGACACCGGGATGTATTACTGTGACGTCACTTTCCAGCACGGTGGAGAAATATCCGGACACGGCCCTGGGACATTACTCAATGTGACCG gatATCACTCCCAGACCATCCACGTATCCCAGATCCCTGTAATAGTCACCCCAGAGGGCAGCTCCGTCACCTTACCCTGTACCTACAGCatcagcggagcagaggatgtaAGATCCGGCTCCTACAAGTGGTACAGACATATGGTGAGGACTGGACCTGAGGTCTCTGATAGTAATAAGGATTTCACAGGTAGAATCTCCAGAATGGACCTAGATGAATTTATTACTAGCAGATCAGCCGGTATCACCCTGCACAGAGTAAATGTATCAGACACCGGGATGTATTACTGTGACGTTACCATCCAGCAAGATGGAGAAATATCAGGACACGGCCCTGGGACATTCCTCAATGTGACATCACTCAATGTGACCG CATCCCCCGATGTGACAACCAGACCGCTCTCCTACATTGTCCAATATGTGATCAGAATTATTCTCGGGATCCTGGGTTGTTCATTACTCTGTTTCTTCGTTGTGACATCTGCG gttTTTCCATTCAGAAGAAGAGATGATCCGTGTTCTGCAACAGATAGCGATGGACCTCCGGCTGCTGCCTCTCATCCTATTGTGATCCTAAAGGAGATTGGTTGA
- the LOC142100225 gene encoding uncharacterized protein LOC142100225 isoform X2 has protein sequence MKSVVGLLLILGGLQGIHFQTIHVSQIPVIVTPEGSSVTLPCNYSISGAENTTSGTYKWYRHMVRTGPEVSDSNKYFTGRISRAKADDFYNRRSAGITLHRVHVSDTGMYYCDVTFQHGGEISGHGPGTLLNVTGYHSQTIHVSQIPVIVTPEGSSVTLPCTYSISGAEDVRSGSYKWYRHMVRTGPEVSDSNKDFTGRISRMDLDEFITSRSAGITLHRVNVSDTGMYYCDVTIQQDGEISGHGPGTFLNVTSLNVTASPDVTTRPLSYIVQYVIRIILGILGCSLLCFFVVTSAQWKS, from the exons ATGAAGTCTGTAGTTGGACTTTTACTGATACTGGGCGGTTTACAAG GAATTCATTTCCAGACCATCCACGTATCCCAGATCCCTGTAATAGTCACCCCAGAGGGTAGCTCAGTCACCTTACCCTGTAACTACAGCATCAGCGGAGCAGAAAATACAACATCGGGCACCTACAAGTGGTACAGACATATGGTGAGGACTGGACCTGAGGTCTCTGATAGTAATAAGTACTTCACAGGTCGAATATCCAGAGCGAAAGCAGATGACTTCTACAATAGAAGATCAGCCGGTATCACCCTGCACAGAGTACATGTCTCAGACACCGGGATGTATTACTGTGACGTCACTTTCCAGCACGGTGGAGAAATATCCGGACACGGCCCTGGGACATTACTCAATGTGACCG gatATCACTCCCAGACCATCCACGTATCCCAGATCCCTGTAATAGTCACCCCAGAGGGCAGCTCCGTCACCTTACCCTGTACCTACAGCatcagcggagcagaggatgtaAGATCCGGCTCCTACAAGTGGTACAGACATATGGTGAGGACTGGACCTGAGGTCTCTGATAGTAATAAGGATTTCACAGGTAGAATCTCCAGAATGGACCTAGATGAATTTATTACTAGCAGATCAGCCGGTATCACCCTGCACAGAGTAAATGTATCAGACACCGGGATGTATTACTGTGACGTTACCATCCAGCAAGATGGAGAAATATCAGGACACGGCCCTGGGACATTCCTCAATGTGACATCACTCAATGTGACCG CATCCCCCGATGTGACAACCAGACCGCTCTCCTACATTGTCCAATATGTGATCAGAATTATTCTCGGGATCCTGGGTTGTTCATTACTCTGTTTCTTCGTTGTGACATCTGCG CAGTGGAAGAGTTGA